In a single window of the Burkholderia contaminans genome:
- the ansP gene encoding L-asparagine permease yields the protein MASIPDPSTTGETDKRSWLESHEAGYHKTLGNRQVQMIAIGGAIGTGLFLGAGARLQAAGPALAIVYLVCGAFSFLILRALGELVMHRPSSGSFVSYAREFLGEKASFVAGWMYFLNWAMTGIVDITAVALYMHYWAPFAAVPQWIFALVALCIVATMNLIGVKWFAEMEFWFALIKVAAIVLFLVIGAAILGTGMPVAGHGTGLHLITDNGGFFPHGLMPALVLVQGVVFAFAGVELVGTAAGECKDARKVLPRAINNVIWRIAIFYVASVVLLVCLLPWSAYKAGQSPFVTFFGALGVPGIGSVMNLVVLTAALSSLNSGLYSTGRVLRSLSMGGSAPAFLARMSGQSVPYAGILVTVAIYVVGVLLNYLVPSSVFEIVLNIASLGIISTWGFIVVCQMKFRAAVRRGDVEDVSFRMPGAPVTSWLTLLFLLGVLVLMAFDYPNGTWTIASIPLVALLLVAGWNWLSRRARRALLKPTIPSIALTQNVLEKGDN from the coding sequence ATGGCATCGATTCCCGACCCGTCGACAACCGGCGAAACCGACAAACGCAGCTGGCTCGAATCGCACGAAGCCGGCTATCACAAGACCCTCGGCAATCGACAGGTGCAGATGATCGCGATCGGCGGGGCCATCGGCACCGGGCTGTTTCTCGGCGCCGGCGCCCGGCTGCAGGCCGCCGGCCCGGCGCTCGCGATCGTCTATCTCGTCTGCGGCGCGTTTTCGTTCCTGATCCTGCGCGCGCTCGGCGAGCTCGTGATGCATCGCCCGAGCAGCGGCAGCTTCGTGTCGTACGCACGCGAATTCCTCGGCGAGAAGGCGTCGTTCGTCGCAGGCTGGATGTACTTCCTGAACTGGGCGATGACCGGCATCGTCGACATCACCGCCGTCGCGCTCTACATGCATTACTGGGCGCCGTTCGCGGCCGTGCCGCAGTGGATCTTCGCGCTCGTCGCGCTGTGCATCGTCGCGACGATGAACCTGATCGGCGTGAAATGGTTCGCGGAAATGGAGTTCTGGTTCGCGCTGATCAAGGTCGCCGCGATCGTGCTGTTTCTCGTGATCGGCGCGGCGATCCTCGGCACGGGCATGCCGGTGGCCGGCCATGGCACCGGCCTGCATCTGATCACCGATAACGGCGGGTTCTTTCCGCACGGGCTGATGCCGGCGCTGGTGCTGGTGCAGGGCGTGGTGTTCGCGTTCGCGGGCGTCGAACTGGTCGGCACGGCCGCCGGCGAATGCAAGGATGCACGCAAGGTGCTGCCGCGCGCGATCAACAACGTGATCTGGCGCATCGCGATTTTCTACGTCGCATCGGTCGTTCTGCTGGTCTGCCTGCTGCCGTGGAGTGCGTACAAGGCGGGCCAGAGCCCGTTCGTCACGTTCTTCGGCGCGCTCGGCGTGCCGGGTATCGGCTCGGTGATGAACCTGGTGGTGCTGACGGCCGCGCTGTCGAGCCTCAACTCCGGCCTGTATTCGACGGGGCGGGTTCTGCGTTCGCTGTCGATGGGCGGCTCGGCCCCCGCGTTCCTCGCGCGGATGAGCGGGCAATCCGTTCCGTACGCGGGCATTCTGGTGACGGTCGCGATCTATGTGGTCGGCGTGCTGCTCAACTATCTCGTGCCGTCGAGCGTGTTCGAGATCGTGCTGAACATCGCGTCGCTCGGCATCATCAGCACCTGGGGCTTCATCGTCGTGTGCCAGATGAAGTTCCGCGCCGCGGTCAGGCGCGGCGACGTGGAAGACGTATCGTTCAGGATGCCCGGCGCGCCCGTGACGTCGTGGCTCACGCTGCTGTTCCTGCTCGGCGTGCTGGTGTTGATGGCATTCGACTACCCGAACGGCACGTGGACGATTGCGTCGATCCCGCTGGTCGCGCTGCTGCTCGTGGCCGGCTGGAATTGGCTGAGCCGTCGCGCGCGCCGCGCGTTGCTGAAGCCGACGATCCCGTCGATCGCGCTCACGCAGAACGTGCTCGAGAAGGGCGACAACTGA
- a CDS encoding DUF4148 domain-containing protein — translation MNNLIRAVLLSCALSAPIVAFAQTTDHAVTRADVRADLVRVERAGYRPISNDPNYPEDIQAAEAKVAAQQAQSAAARPADAAKTATSSLASLDTQSLYEHH, via the coding sequence ATGAACAACCTGATTCGTGCAGTCCTGCTTTCCTGCGCACTGAGCGCACCGATCGTCGCATTTGCACAAACCACCGACCATGCGGTCACGCGCGCCGACGTGCGCGCCGATCTCGTCCGGGTCGAGAGGGCCGGTTATCGGCCGATCAGTAACGATCCGAACTATCCCGAAGACATCCAGGCCGCCGAGGCGAAGGTCGCCGCGCAGCAAGCGCAATCTGCCGCCGCACGGCCCGCCGACGCAGCAAAGACAGCTACGTCATCGCTCGCGTCGCTCGACACCCAGTCTTTGTACGAGCATCACTGA
- a CDS encoding MEKHLA domain-containing protein — protein MSLRTDANFFRLLADSYRRLVNHPLVPDGMSASDGAAWLYEAAPFGVLAHDTSADPVFVYGNRRAQAIFEYDWDELTALPSRLSAEPMERHERQVFLDKVMRDGFVSEYRGVRVTKSGKRFWIERATVWQLMDADGIVHGQAAMIPEVRPLDAPA, from the coding sequence ATGTCGTTGCGCACCGATGCAAACTTCTTCCGCCTTCTTGCCGACTCGTATCGCCGGCTCGTGAACCATCCGCTCGTGCCCGACGGCATGAGCGCATCCGACGGCGCTGCGTGGCTGTACGAGGCGGCGCCGTTCGGCGTGCTTGCGCACGACACGTCGGCCGATCCGGTGTTCGTGTACGGCAACAGGCGCGCGCAGGCGATTTTCGAATACGACTGGGATGAACTGACGGCGTTGCCGTCCCGTCTGTCGGCGGAGCCGATGGAGCGACACGAGCGCCAGGTGTTTCTCGACAAGGTGATGCGCGATGGCTTCGTGTCCGAATACCGCGGCGTGCGGGTGACGAAGTCCGGCAAGCGGTTCTGGATCGAACGCGCGACCGTGTGGCAGCTCATGGACGCGGACGGAATCGTGCACGGCCAGGCCGCGATGATTCCGGAAGTGCGGCCGCTCGACGCGCCCGCATGA
- a CDS encoding efflux RND transporter permease subunit, producing MWIVRLALRRPYTFVVLALLIFIAGPLALLRTPTDIFPNIDIPVVSIVWSYNGFSAEDMAKRITSNYERALTSDVDDIEHIESQSLNGVSVVKIFFHPGADINRAIAEAASNAASILRILPPGTLPPNIITYNASTVPILQLGLSSNTLAEQQLYDLGNSFIRTQLATVQGAAVPLPFGGKIRQIVVDLDTRALQAKGLAPIDVVNAINAQNLILPGGTAKIGTHEYNVQMNGSTQTVAALNDLPVKTIGGNVVYVRDVAHVRDGYAPQTNIVRADGKRAALLTVEKTGSTSTLTIIDQVKAMLPKIAAGLPKALHIAPLDDQSVFVKAAVQGVVREALIAACLTALMILLFLGSWRATLIIAITIPLAVLTSLLALAVLGQTINIMTLGGLALAVGILVDDATVAIENITHHLELGAPLEEAILTGAGEIAVPTFVSTLSICIVFVPMFLLTGVARYLFVPLAEAVIFAMIASYFFSRTLVPTLAMALMRAKGSGRPPRGVFAPLVHVARFQAAFEHRFEAVRLRYRALLSAAIARRRRFAAAFLLACVASTGLYAFAGQDFFPSVDTGEIRLHLRAPTGTRIEETARLTDEVEAKIRNVIPANELAGVLDNIGVPVSGINLTYDSSDPIGTEDADVLVTLKPNHASTATYVAKLRNVLAQAFPGVTFAFLPADIVSQILNFGLPAPIDIQIVGNKLDQNRAVANALLAKLRGVRGLVDARIQQPGDEPAINVNVDRTKAIQAGLEQRDVAQNLLIALSGSSQTTPNFWLDPRNGVSYPVLVQTPQYTVNSLQSLANVPLPAGTARSPQTPAGGPAAGAPAQNLLGSLGTFSRATQQAVVSHYNVQPVLDIFASVQGRDLGGVTADVTKLVDEARAQLPPGSSIVLRGQVQAMHESFTGLLGGLVLAIALVYLLMVVNFQSWLDPLVIVGGLPASLAGIAWMLFVTRTTLSVPALTGTILCIGIATANSILVVNAARELLAAGESPWQAALDAGFSRFRPVLMTALAMLIGMLPMALGLGDGGEQNAPLGRAVIGGLAFGTISTLLFVPVLFGFVHAWLAQRRDAAAARRARPTSDTPALG from the coding sequence ATGTGGATCGTCCGGCTGGCGTTACGCAGGCCCTACACGTTCGTCGTACTCGCGCTGCTGATCTTCATCGCGGGGCCGCTCGCGCTGCTGCGCACCCCCACCGACATTTTCCCGAACATCGACATTCCGGTCGTCAGCATCGTCTGGTCATACAACGGCTTCTCCGCCGAAGACATGGCCAAGCGGATCACGTCGAACTACGAACGCGCGCTCACATCGGACGTCGACGACATCGAGCATATCGAATCGCAATCGCTGAACGGCGTGTCGGTCGTGAAAATCTTCTTCCACCCGGGCGCCGACATCAATCGCGCGATCGCGGAAGCCGCGAGCAACGCCGCGTCGATCCTGCGCATCCTGCCGCCCGGCACGCTGCCGCCGAACATCATCACGTACAACGCATCGACCGTGCCGATCCTGCAGCTCGGGCTGTCGAGCAACACGCTCGCCGAGCAGCAGCTGTACGACCTCGGCAACAGTTTCATCCGCACGCAGCTCGCGACCGTCCAGGGCGCGGCCGTGCCGCTGCCGTTCGGCGGCAAGATCCGCCAGATCGTCGTCGATCTCGACACGCGCGCGCTGCAGGCCAAAGGACTCGCGCCGATCGACGTCGTCAACGCGATCAACGCGCAGAACCTGATCCTGCCGGGCGGCACCGCGAAGATCGGCACGCACGAATACAACGTGCAGATGAACGGCAGCACGCAGACGGTCGCCGCGCTGAACGACCTGCCGGTGAAGACGATCGGCGGCAATGTCGTGTACGTACGCGACGTCGCGCACGTTCGTGACGGCTACGCGCCGCAGACCAACATCGTGCGGGCGGACGGCAAGCGCGCGGCGCTGCTGACGGTCGAGAAGACCGGCAGCACATCGACGCTGACGATCATCGACCAGGTGAAGGCGATGCTGCCGAAGATCGCGGCTGGGCTGCCGAAGGCGCTGCACATTGCGCCGCTCGACGATCAGTCGGTGTTCGTGAAGGCGGCCGTCCAGGGTGTCGTGCGCGAGGCGCTGATCGCCGCGTGCCTGACCGCGCTGATGATCCTGCTGTTTCTCGGCAGCTGGCGCGCGACGCTGATCATCGCGATCACGATCCCGCTCGCGGTGCTCACGTCGCTGCTCGCGCTCGCCGTGCTCGGCCAGACCATCAACATCATGACGCTCGGCGGGCTCGCGCTCGCGGTCGGGATCCTCGTCGACGACGCGACGGTCGCGATCGAGAACATCACGCATCATCTCGAGCTCGGCGCGCCGCTCGAGGAGGCCATCCTGACCGGCGCGGGCGAAATCGCGGTGCCGACCTTCGTGTCGACGCTGTCGATCTGCATCGTGTTCGTGCCGATGTTCCTGCTGACCGGCGTCGCGCGCTATCTGTTCGTGCCGCTGGCCGAGGCGGTGATCTTCGCGATGATCGCGTCGTACTTCTTCTCGCGCACGCTGGTGCCGACGCTCGCGATGGCGCTGATGCGCGCCAAGGGCAGCGGCCGGCCGCCGCGCGGCGTATTCGCGCCCCTCGTGCATGTGGCGCGTTTCCAGGCAGCGTTCGAGCATCGCTTCGAGGCCGTGCGGCTGCGCTATCGCGCGCTGCTGTCGGCGGCGATCGCGCGGCGCCGCCGCTTCGCGGCCGCGTTCCTGCTCGCCTGCGTCGCATCGACCGGCCTCTACGCATTCGCCGGGCAGGATTTCTTCCCGTCGGTCGACACCGGCGAGATCCGCCTGCACCTGCGCGCCCCGACCGGCACGCGGATCGAGGAAACCGCGCGGCTCACCGACGAAGTCGAAGCGAAGATCCGCAACGTGATTCCGGCCAACGAACTGGCCGGCGTGCTCGACAACATCGGCGTACCGGTGAGCGGGATCAACCTCACGTACGACTCGTCGGATCCGATCGGCACCGAGGACGCCGACGTGCTCGTCACGCTGAAGCCGAATCACGCGTCGACCGCTACATACGTGGCGAAGCTGCGCAACGTGCTCGCGCAGGCGTTCCCCGGCGTGACGTTCGCGTTCCTGCCGGCCGACATCGTCAGCCAGATCCTCAACTTCGGGCTGCCCGCGCCGATCGACATCCAGATCGTCGGCAACAAGCTCGACCAGAACCGCGCGGTCGCGAATGCGCTGCTCGCGAAGCTGCGCGGCGTGCGCGGGCTCGTCGACGCGCGCATCCAGCAGCCGGGCGACGAACCGGCGATCAACGTGAACGTCGATCGCACGAAGGCGATCCAGGCCGGCCTCGAGCAGCGCGACGTCGCGCAGAACCTGCTGATCGCACTGTCCGGCAGCTCGCAGACGACGCCGAACTTCTGGCTCGATCCGCGCAACGGCGTCAGTTACCCGGTGCTCGTGCAAACGCCGCAATACACGGTGAATTCGCTGCAGTCGCTCGCGAACGTGCCGCTGCCCGCCGGTACCGCGCGCTCGCCGCAGACGCCGGCCGGCGGCCCGGCCGCGGGTGCGCCCGCGCAGAACCTGCTCGGCTCGCTCGGCACGTTCTCGCGCGCGACGCAGCAGGCCGTGGTGTCGCACTACAACGTGCAGCCGGTGCTCGACATCTTCGCGTCGGTGCAGGGGCGCGACCTCGGCGGCGTCACGGCCGACGTGACGAAGCTCGTCGACGAAGCACGCGCGCAACTGCCGCCCGGCTCGTCGATCGTGCTGCGCGGCCAGGTGCAGGCGATGCATGAGTCGTTCACCGGGCTGCTCGGCGGCCTGGTGCTCGCGATCGCGCTCGTCTACCTGCTGATGGTCGTGAACTTCCAGTCGTGGCTCGATCCGCTCGTGATCGTCGGCGGGCTGCCGGCGTCGCTCGCCGGCATCGCGTGGATGCTGTTCGTCACGCGCACCACGCTGTCGGTGCCCGCGTTGACCGGCACGATCCTGTGCATCGGCATCGCAACCGCGAACAGCATCCTCGTCGTGAACGCGGCGCGCGAGCTGCTCGCGGCCGGCGAGTCGCCGTGGCAGGCGGCACTCGACGCCGGTTTCAGCCGCTTCCGCCCGGTGCTGATGACCGCGCTCGCGATGCTGATCGGCATGCTGCCGATGGCGCTCGGCCTCGGCGACGGCGGCGAGCAGAACGCGCCGCTCGGCCGCGCGGTGATCGGCGGGCTTGCGTTCGGCACGATATCGACGCTGCTGTTCGTGCCGGTGCTGTTCGGCTTCGTCCATGCGTGGCTCGCGCAGCGTCGCGACGCCGCGGCCGCCCGGCGCGCGCGGCCCACCTCCGATACGCCGGCGCTGGGCTGA
- a CDS encoding efflux RND transporter periplasmic adaptor subunit has translation MNDSIEPLAPPAADAAHPAGSAIERAAVPPGSRGATPGAPQCPRARRLTLPLAAVALAAALLAIGIVPRVDARAAQRAQVAAQQALPVSVIAPGTAPADQTLTLPGSVMPFADASIYARTSGYIAHWSADLGTHVKAGQTLAQITAPDLDAQLRQARADEASAQANYDYAKSTAQRWQDMLKTQSVSQQDTDTKVADMNAKRAMLASAQANVAHLAELVSYESVAAPFDGVITARNVDVGTLVTAGGTPGSPGLSGELFHLEQTDTLRVFVDVPQDSATDVSAGTSVYLTTPQYPGRRFAARVARSAGAIDPVTRTLRVEIDVDNRDGALMPGAYAQAHLVVPSAAPALDLPVSALLFRPGGVTVATVGANGRTALKTVQIGRDFGTRVEIVSGLAAGDRVIDNPGDAITAGEAVKIVSTSRDAAPVAASSASSASSASSTSSAQTAQATQATQPASATGARDVPPLRAAGVAPAASTPAPAPARG, from the coding sequence ATGAACGACTCGATCGAACCCCTCGCCCCGCCGGCCGCCGACGCGGCCCACCCTGCCGGAAGCGCGATCGAACGCGCGGCCGTACCGCCCGGCTCCCGCGGTGCGACGCCCGGCGCGCCGCAGTGCCCACGCGCCCGCCGACTGACCTTGCCGCTTGCCGCCGTCGCGCTCGCCGCTGCGCTGCTGGCGATCGGTATCGTGCCGCGCGTCGATGCGCGCGCCGCGCAGCGTGCGCAGGTGGCCGCACAACAAGCGCTGCCTGTATCGGTGATCGCGCCCGGTACGGCACCCGCCGACCAGACGCTGACGCTGCCCGGCTCGGTGATGCCGTTCGCGGACGCGTCAATCTATGCGCGCACGAGCGGCTATATCGCGCACTGGAGCGCCGATCTCGGCACGCACGTGAAGGCCGGCCAGACACTCGCGCAGATCACTGCGCCCGATCTCGACGCGCAGTTGCGCCAGGCGCGCGCCGACGAAGCAAGCGCGCAGGCGAACTACGACTACGCGAAATCGACCGCGCAACGCTGGCAGGACATGCTGAAAACGCAGTCGGTGTCGCAGCAGGACACCGACACGAAGGTGGCCGACATGAACGCGAAGCGTGCGATGCTCGCATCCGCGCAGGCGAACGTCGCGCATCTTGCCGAACTCGTGTCGTACGAGTCCGTCGCCGCACCGTTCGACGGCGTGATCACCGCACGCAACGTCGACGTCGGCACGTTGGTCACCGCGGGCGGCACGCCGGGCAGCCCGGGCCTGTCCGGCGAACTGTTCCATCTCGAACAGACGGACACGCTGCGTGTGTTCGTCGACGTGCCGCAGGACAGCGCGACCGACGTGTCGGCCGGCACGTCCGTTTACCTGACGACGCCGCAGTACCCAGGGCGGCGCTTTGCCGCGCGTGTCGCGCGCAGCGCGGGCGCGATCGATCCCGTCACGCGCACGCTGCGCGTCGAGATCGACGTCGACAACCGCGACGGCGCGCTGATGCCCGGCGCGTATGCGCAGGCGCATCTCGTCGTGCCGAGCGCGGCACCGGCGCTCGACCTGCCGGTCAGCGCACTGCTGTTCCGCCCGGGCGGCGTGACGGTCGCCACCGTCGGCGCGAACGGGCGTACGGCGCTGAAGACCGTGCAGATCGGCCGTGATTTCGGCACACGCGTCGAGATCGTCTCAGGGCTCGCGGCAGGCGATCGCGTGATCGATAACCCGGGCGATGCGATCACGGCCGGGGAAGCGGTAAAGATCGTGTCGACCTCGCGCGATGCGGCGCCGGTGGCTGCTTCGTCTGCTTCGTCTGCTTCGTCTGCCTCGTCCACTTCGTCCGCTCAGACCGCACAGGCCACACAGGCCACGCAACCGGCGTCTGCGACCGGTGCGCGCGACGTGCCGCCGCTGCGCGCAGCCGGCGTCGCACCCGCTGCGTCAACACCCGCTCCGGCGCCCGCCCGCGGCTGA
- a CDS encoding efflux transporter outer membrane subunit, which translates to MRLPHPLPFARRVVALGAAAALTACSTLPPYSPPAVAVPAHYAGAPAAPATQAGWRAAMPADATARGAWWTVFGDADLNALEARVDVSNQTVKKAVADLQQARAMVDYQHAGFLPTITAGVAQSRARVSQNRLGSSLAGKTTPDYQAGVAASWEPDVFGRVRDAVTGAQANAAASAADLQAVKLSVTAELATDYFALRSLDTQKQLLDDTVHAYADALTLLKQQLAAGAIDASAVAQAETQLESTRTQDTDIDASRAQLQHAIATLVGESASTFALPPRVQAFHVPAIPAGVPSQLLERRPDIAAAERRVAAANAQIGEARAAFFPDLVLSASAGLESSFFAPWLAAPSLFWSLGPQLAGTLFDGGRRSASLRGAHAQYDGAVADYRQTVLVAFQQVEDQLSALDALASEAGSQQRATDAADLSLRLTTNRFNAGAVSYLDVVTAQTIALTNRRTADQIDARRIEAEVGLLKAMGGGWQAGAGAESNTGKKEPVAAARSNPTVTLPAAG; encoded by the coding sequence ATGCGCCTTCCTCATCCGCTCCCGTTCGCTCGCCGCGTCGTCGCGCTCGGCGCCGCCGCCGCACTGACCGCCTGCTCGACGCTGCCGCCCTATTCGCCGCCCGCCGTCGCGGTGCCCGCGCACTACGCTGGCGCGCCAGCCGCACCGGCCACGCAAGCCGGCTGGCGCGCCGCAATGCCCGCGGACGCCACCGCGCGCGGCGCGTGGTGGACCGTGTTCGGCGACGCCGATCTGAACGCGCTCGAAGCGCGCGTCGACGTGTCGAACCAGACGGTGAAGAAAGCCGTCGCCGACCTGCAGCAGGCGCGCGCGATGGTCGACTATCAGCACGCCGGGTTCCTGCCGACGATCACGGCAGGCGTCGCGCAAAGCCGCGCGCGCGTGTCGCAAAACCGGCTTGGCTCGTCGCTCGCCGGCAAGACGACGCCCGATTACCAGGCTGGTGTGGCCGCGAGCTGGGAACCCGATGTATTCGGCCGCGTGCGCGACGCGGTGACGGGCGCGCAGGCGAACGCCGCCGCGAGCGCGGCCGACCTGCAGGCCGTGAAGCTGTCGGTCACGGCCGAACTCGCGACTGACTATTTCGCGCTGCGCTCGCTCGACACGCAAAAGCAACTCCTCGACGACACCGTGCACGCGTACGCCGACGCGCTGACGCTGCTCAAGCAGCAACTCGCGGCCGGTGCGATCGACGCGTCGGCGGTTGCACAAGCCGAGACGCAACTCGAATCGACCCGCACGCAGGACACCGACATCGACGCGTCACGTGCGCAGTTGCAGCACGCGATCGCGACGCTCGTCGGCGAAAGCGCGTCGACGTTCGCGCTGCCGCCGCGCGTGCAGGCGTTCCATGTGCCGGCCATTCCGGCCGGCGTGCCGTCGCAACTGCTGGAGCGGCGGCCCGACATCGCGGCGGCCGAACGCCGTGTCGCGGCCGCGAACGCGCAGATCGGCGAGGCGCGTGCGGCGTTCTTTCCCGATCTGGTGCTGTCGGCGAGCGCAGGGCTCGAGAGTTCGTTCTTCGCGCCGTGGCTCGCCGCGCCGAGCCTGTTCTGGTCGCTCGGCCCGCAACTCGCCGGCACGCTGTTCGACGGCGGCCGCCGCAGCGCGTCGCTGCGCGGCGCGCATGCGCAATACGACGGCGCGGTCGCCGATTACCGGCAAACCGTGCTGGTGGCGTTCCAGCAGGTCGAGGATCAATTGTCCGCGCTCGATGCGCTCGCGTCCGAAGCAGGCAGCCAGCAGCGCGCGACCGACGCGGCCGACCTGTCGCTGCGGCTGACGACGAACCGCTTCAACGCGGGCGCCGTCAGCTATCTGGACGTGGTGACCGCGCAGACGATCGCATTGACGAACCGGCGCACTGCCGATCAGATCGACGCGCGCCGGATCGAGGCTGAAGTCGGGTTGCTGAAGGCGATGGGCGGTGGCTGGCAGGCGGGCGCGGGCGCGGAATCGAACACGGGCAAGAAGGAACCCGTAGCGGCCGCGCGGTCCAATCCCACCGTCACGCTGCCGGCGGCCGGTTGA
- a CDS encoding type II toxin-antitoxin system ChpB family toxin: MVRRVKFERGDIVRVSLNPTVGKEQQGDFRPALVLSPAAFNALGVALVAPITQGGEFARYAGFAVPLSGSGTETQGVALVNMVRTLDLQARGARKVERAPSEVIEDALARLQTILE, encoded by the coding sequence ATGGTGAGGCGCGTCAAGTTCGAGAGGGGCGATATTGTGCGCGTTAGCCTGAACCCGACCGTGGGCAAGGAGCAACAAGGGGATTTTCGCCCCGCGCTCGTTTTGTCGCCTGCTGCGTTCAATGCGCTTGGCGTGGCGCTCGTCGCGCCGATTACGCAGGGCGGCGAATTCGCGCGATACGCGGGATTCGCTGTGCCCCTCTCGGGTTCGGGCACTGAAACGCAGGGCGTGGCTCTTGTGAACATGGTTCGCACGCTCGATCTTCAGGCGCGTGGCGCACGTAAGGTCGAGCGCGCTCCGTCCGAAGTGATCGAAGATGCGCTCGCGCGTCTTCAGACCATTCTCGAATAA
- a CDS encoding AbrB/MazE/SpoVT family DNA-binding domain-containing protein gives MELKIQKWGNSAAVRLPAVLLEQIDASVGSSLNADVRPDGVLLSPARRKYSLDELIAQCDPKAPEPADLAAWGESKPVGHEAW, from the coding sequence ATGGAACTCAAAATTCAGAAGTGGGGCAACAGCGCCGCAGTCCGGCTTCCGGCCGTGTTGCTTGAGCAAATCGACGCGTCGGTAGGTAGCTCGCTGAACGCCGATGTGCGCCCCGATGGTGTGTTGCTTTCGCCAGCCCGGCGCAAGTATTCACTGGATGAACTGATTGCGCAGTGCGATCCGAAGGCCCCGGAACCCGCCGACCTTGCCGCGTGGGGCGAATCCAAGCCGGTGGGGCATGAAGCATGGTGA